A DNA window from Halomicrobium mukohataei DSM 12286 contains the following coding sequences:
- a CDS encoding NADH-quinone oxidoreductase subunit D: MQRATRASTEPLSVLPESAVVGTEDHENAPAIVVRADAVESVLSTLKTEAGYDHCACVTAQEYGDRFETIYHLRTYDDPTDELSVVVPTLHDDPHSESGAGVYETAAWHEREAYDLLGITYEGHPDLRRILLPETWQGHPLRESYNQDKPQIVPFREHERILEDRRSGPDTMHLNMGPHHPSTHGVLHLRVTLDGETVADVTPEIGFIHRCEEQLCQQGTYRHQIMPYPDRWDWSGAGLLNEWAYARAAEDLIGVDVPEYAQVIRTMSAELSRILSHFLAIAAYGLDVISEFTAVFQYGIRDREIVQDILEDLTGQRLMFNYFRLGGVAWDLPEPRETFCETVRSFLDDLPQKLEEYHDLLTGNEILQMRTVDTGVLPPETAKAYGCTGPVARGSGVDCDLRRDDPYGYYDELDWDVVTEDGCDNFSRVLVRLREIEESAKIIEQCVDLLEEWPEDDRTIQGNVPRTVRPDRDAEIYRAVEAAKGELGIYIRSDGTDTPARFKIRGPSFSNLQSLPEMAEGEYIPDLVASIGSLDTIMGEVDR, encoded by the coding sequence ATGCAACGAGCCACGAGAGCATCCACAGAGCCGCTGTCGGTGCTCCCCGAGTCAGCCGTCGTCGGAACGGAGGACCACGAGAACGCGCCAGCGATCGTCGTCCGCGCGGACGCCGTCGAGTCGGTCCTCTCGACGCTGAAGACGGAGGCGGGCTACGACCACTGCGCCTGCGTCACGGCACAGGAGTACGGCGATCGCTTCGAGACGATCTATCACCTCCGGACGTACGACGACCCGACCGACGAACTCTCGGTGGTCGTCCCGACGTTGCACGACGACCCCCACTCCGAGAGCGGGGCGGGCGTCTACGAAACGGCGGCGTGGCACGAGCGCGAAGCGTACGATCTGCTCGGCATTACCTACGAAGGACATCCGGATCTGCGACGGATTCTACTGCCCGAGACCTGGCAGGGCCATCCGCTCCGGGAGTCGTACAACCAGGACAAGCCACAGATCGTCCCGTTTCGCGAACACGAGCGCATTCTGGAGGACCGCCGTTCCGGACCGGACACGATGCACCTCAACATGGGGCCACACCACCCCTCGACCCACGGCGTCTTGCACCTGCGCGTGACGCTCGACGGCGAGACCGTCGCGGACGTAACTCCCGAGATCGGGTTCATCCACCGCTGTGAAGAGCAGCTGTGTCAGCAGGGAACTTACCGCCACCAGATCATGCCCTACCCCGACCGGTGGGACTGGAGCGGTGCCGGGCTGCTCAACGAGTGGGCCTACGCGCGCGCCGCGGAGGACCTGATCGGCGTCGACGTGCCCGAGTACGCGCAGGTGATCAGGACGATGAGCGCGGAGCTGTCGCGGATCCTCTCGCACTTCCTGGCGATCGCGGCCTACGGGCTGGACGTGATCTCGGAGTTCACCGCCGTGTTCCAGTACGGCATCCGCGACCGAGAGATCGTCCAGGACATCCTGGAAGACCTCACCGGCCAGCGGCTGATGTTCAACTACTTCCGGCTGGGCGGCGTCGCCTGGGACCTGCCCGAGCCCCGCGAGACGTTCTGCGAGACCGTTCGGTCGTTCCTCGACGACCTGCCCCAGAAGCTCGAAGAGTACCACGACCTGCTCACCGGCAACGAGATCCTCCAGATGCGGACCGTCGACACCGGCGTGCTCCCACCAGAGACGGCCAAGGCATACGGCTGTACGGGGCCGGTCGCGCGTGGCTCCGGCGTCGATTGCGACCTGCGCCGGGACGATCCGTACGGCTACTACGACGAACTCGACTGGGACGTGGTCACCGAAGACGGATGTGACAACTTCTCGCGTGTGCTCGTGCGCCTGCGCGAGATCGAGGAGTCGGCCAAGATCATCGAGCAGTGTGTCGACCTGCTCGAAGAGTGGCCCGAAGACGACCGCACGATTCAGGGCAACGTCCCCAGAACCGTCCGCCCCGACCGCGACGCCGAGATCTATCGGGCAGTCGAGGCCGCCAAGGGGGAACTGGGCATCTACATCCGCTCGGACGGCACCGACACACCAGCACGGTTCAAGATCAGAGGCCCCTCGTTCTCGAACCTCCAATCACTCCCGGAGATGGCAGAAGGCGAGTACATCCCCGATCTGGTCGCCTCCATCGGAAGCCTCGACACGATCATGGGCGAAGTCGACCGGTGA